From a single Collimonas pratensis genomic region:
- a CDS encoding SDR family NAD(P)-dependent oxidoreductase — MRILIIGGTSGIGLALAQHYLSLGEQVAVCGRDLQRLDPQLVERYPAMGKYQLDIADKNALAAAIDDFSGSGLDLLIVTAGLYFNTPSIQLDPATALQMLRTNVSGLNHAFELASAKMLPRKSGQLVAIASIAGLLHDYPGASLYSATKRMVIALCETYRKALAPFSIAVTIIVPGYIDTAKLRALNHGDASHKPFLLSEQQALAHITQAIAQRQARCIFPWQMHWLVNLFNCLPAPLRRLIRK; from the coding sequence GTGAGGATCCTGATTATCGGCGGCACCAGCGGCATAGGATTGGCGCTGGCGCAGCACTATCTGTCGCTTGGCGAGCAGGTCGCCGTCTGCGGTCGCGATCTGCAACGCCTGGATCCGCAGCTCGTTGAGCGCTATCCAGCGATGGGCAAGTACCAGCTGGACATCGCCGACAAGAACGCGCTGGCGGCCGCCATCGATGATTTTTCAGGCAGCGGGCTGGATTTGCTGATAGTGACCGCCGGCCTTTACTTCAATACGCCCAGCATCCAGCTGGATCCTGCCACTGCGCTGCAGATGCTACGCACCAATGTGAGCGGCCTGAATCATGCGTTCGAACTGGCGTCCGCAAAAATGCTGCCACGGAAGTCGGGACAGCTGGTGGCGATTGCTTCGATCGCCGGGCTGCTGCACGACTACCCGGGCGCTTCGCTGTACAGCGCAACCAAACGCATGGTCATCGCCCTCTGCGAAACCTACCGCAAGGCGCTGGCGCCTTTCTCGATTGCGGTCACGATCATTGTGCCGGGTTATATCGACACGGCCAAGTTACGCGCACTGAATCATGGCGACGCCAGCCATAAACCATTTTTGCTGAGCGAACAGCAAGCGCTGGCGCATATCACCCAAGCTATCGCCCAGCGCCAGGCGCGCTGCATTTTTCCCTGGCAGATGCACTGGCTGGTCAACCTCTTCAATTGCCTGCCGGCGCCATTGCGGCGCCTGATCCGGAAATGA
- the aroQ gene encoding gamma subclass chorismate mutase AroQ, producing the protein MKTVIWKFHGKFLACLSIFILLAACQHLPPAPNPADAAAADHLLQLIDQRLDVAPMVAKAKWNSGGAVNDPPREQLILDAVTAQASGLDAVFVRRFFQAQFDASKALQLGLHAQWQQQGAGKFSDAPDLGRDVRPLLDRLTPQLIASLRQLQPLLAEPGMRNYIESRSVSIVRADFDGLPRRMAVAGLFAN; encoded by the coding sequence ATGAAAACTGTTATCTGGAAATTCCACGGCAAATTCCTGGCCTGCCTTTCAATTTTTATACTGCTGGCGGCCTGCCAGCATTTGCCGCCGGCGCCGAATCCGGCGGATGCCGCTGCGGCTGACCATTTGCTGCAACTGATCGATCAGCGCCTTGACGTTGCTCCCATGGTGGCCAAGGCCAAGTGGAATTCCGGCGGCGCCGTCAACGACCCGCCGCGCGAGCAGTTGATACTGGATGCCGTTACAGCACAGGCGAGCGGCTTGGATGCGGTTTTTGTACGAAGGTTCTTCCAGGCCCAGTTCGACGCCAGCAAGGCCTTGCAGCTCGGTTTACATGCGCAATGGCAGCAGCAGGGCGCCGGCAAGTTCAGCGACGCCCCTGATCTCGGACGCGATGTACGGCCGTTGCTGGACCGGTTGACGCCGCAATTGATTGCTTCATTGCGCCAGTTGCAGCCCTTGCTGGCCGAGCCCGGAATGCGGAACTATATCGAAAGCCGTTCCGTCAGTATCGTGCGTGCCGATTTTGATGGCTTGCCGCGCCGAATGGCAGTGGCCGGCCTGTTCGCCAATTGA
- a CDS encoding site-specific recombinase: MLSTLKLIAADPNTDDISHLVALIQTLRPRKPELATEAAENLRILVQLLHGEPAQASALRHYVLRLFSTRRQISLYTDTGILPNAGFFTELFQRLSFRMLPPALDENYLRDCLDRLLPAETDYIWINAVPNEDWFSLFDLLGQAAPYTDADNNAASDAIDRHKTVGELLEAIQTLSYRISAMGLEPALLRLYPSIDEFESPFLMQNVELHLYLNSYRHHLAAADSAVPLADLPPLEDARHLAVMLDQCDTIVLKIRKNALRMGSSVALTYLLVRLEQSIARLRKLLNLVDVGEVSISVPNTEKQEGPVAHDEAEALANAKRMAKRSEALALGRELIEGHNRKYAVRELFADNINLLARNVTENASRTGEHYIAEDRGEYGAMFRSAAGAGFIIGFMSMLKILASYLRAAPLVEAFLFSMNYSVGFMLIHVLHFTVATKQPAMTASRIASGLQSRDGRNIDIDSLVELITKVIRTQFIAVAGNLLLAFPVAYLIALGYHSLFGHHLVTPDKAAHLLHDIDPFASLALFHAAIAGVCLFLAGLISGYYDNKALYTHMAQRVARARWLGKLMGKPRLARFGEYLEHNLGGLMGNFYFGILLGTIGTIGFMLGLPIDIRHITFSATNFATALVGLDNHMGWHTAVVSVIGVLAIGTVNLWVSFSLALFVALRARQVRFRHGWTLAKAVFSRFLKGPRISSFRRRESPFKRIARKPRAPEGQRGPDDPACGIHTNSSKKRSNKVVSERQQQ, from the coding sequence ATGCTGTCAACACTAAAACTCATCGCCGCCGATCCCAACACCGACGACATCAGTCATCTGGTGGCCTTGATCCAGACCTTGCGTCCGCGCAAGCCCGAGCTTGCCACGGAAGCGGCCGAGAACCTGCGGATACTGGTGCAACTGCTGCATGGCGAACCGGCCCAGGCGAGCGCCTTGCGCCATTATGTACTACGGCTGTTTTCGACGCGGCGCCAGATCAGCCTGTATACCGACACCGGGATCTTGCCTAACGCCGGCTTTTTTACCGAGCTGTTCCAGCGCCTGTCGTTTCGCATGCTGCCGCCGGCGCTGGATGAAAACTATCTGCGCGACTGCCTCGACCGCCTGCTGCCGGCCGAAACAGACTATATCTGGATCAACGCTGTTCCGAACGAGGACTGGTTCAGCCTGTTCGACCTGCTGGGCCAGGCCGCGCCCTACACCGACGCCGACAATAATGCCGCCAGCGACGCCATCGACCGCCACAAGACCGTCGGCGAACTGCTGGAAGCGATCCAGACCCTTTCCTACCGCATCAGCGCCATGGGCCTGGAGCCGGCGCTGCTCAGGCTGTATCCCAGCATCGACGAATTCGAATCACCGTTCCTGATGCAGAATGTCGAGTTGCACCTGTATCTGAACAGCTACCGCCACCATCTGGCGGCGGCCGACTCCGCCGTGCCGCTGGCCGATCTGCCGCCGCTGGAAGACGCCCGCCACCTGGCGGTGATGCTCGACCAGTGCGACACCATCGTCCTCAAGATTCGCAAGAATGCGCTGCGCATGGGTAGCAGCGTCGCGCTCACCTATCTGCTGGTCAGGCTGGAGCAAAGCATCGCGCGCCTGCGCAAGCTGCTGAACCTGGTCGACGTCGGCGAAGTCAGCATCAGCGTGCCGAACACTGAAAAACAGGAAGGCCCGGTCGCACACGATGAAGCGGAAGCGCTGGCCAATGCGAAGCGCATGGCCAAGCGTAGCGAGGCGCTGGCCTTGGGGCGAGAACTGATCGAAGGACATAACCGCAAGTACGCGGTGCGTGAACTGTTCGCCGACAATATCAACCTGCTGGCGCGTAACGTCACCGAAAACGCCAGCCGTACCGGTGAACACTATATTGCCGAAGACCGCGGCGAATACGGCGCCATGTTCCGCTCCGCCGCCGGCGCCGGCTTCATCATCGGCTTCATGTCGATGCTGAAAATCCTGGCCTCCTACCTGCGCGCGGCGCCGCTGGTGGAAGCTTTCCTGTTCAGCATGAATTATTCGGTCGGCTTCATGCTGATCCATGTGCTGCACTTCACGGTCGCCACCAAGCAGCCGGCCATGACCGCCTCGCGCATCGCCTCCGGCCTGCAAAGCCGGGACGGCCGCAATATCGATATCGACAGCCTGGTGGAACTGATCACCAAGGTGATACGCACCCAGTTCATCGCAGTGGCCGGCAACCTGCTGCTGGCCTTCCCGGTGGCCTACCTGATCGCGCTCGGCTACCACTCCCTGTTCGGCCACCACCTGGTGACGCCCGACAAGGCCGCCCATCTGCTGCACGATATCGATCCCTTCGCCAGCCTGGCGCTGTTCCATGCGGCGATTGCCGGCGTCTGCCTGTTCCTGGCCGGCCTAATTTCCGGCTACTACGACAACAAGGCGCTGTATACCCACATGGCGCAGCGGGTGGCGCGCGCACGCTGGCTGGGCAAGCTGATGGGCAAGCCGCGTCTGGCCAGGTTCGGCGAATACCTGGAGCACAACCTCGGCGGCCTGATGGGGAACTTCTACTTCGGCATCCTGCTCGGCACCATCGGCACCATCGGCTTCATGCTCGGCCTGCCGATCGATATCCGTCACATCACCTTCTCGGCGACCAACTTCGCTACCGCGCTGGTCGGCCTCGACAATCACATGGGCTGGCATACCGCGGTCGTTTCCGTGATCGGCGTGCTGGCCATCGGCACCGTCAACCTCTGGGTCAGCTTCTCGCTGGCGCTGTTCGTGGCGCTGCGCGCGCGCCAGGTGCGCTTCCGCCATGGCTGGACCCTGGCCAAGGCCGTGTTCTCGCGCTTTTTGAAAGGCCCAAGGATTTCTTCATTCCGCCGAAGAGAGTCCCCATTCAAGAGGATAGCGAGAAAACCCCGAGCACCTGAGGGTCAGCGCGGGCCGGACGATCCGGCCTGCGGGATTCACACGAATTCAAGCAAAAAGCGAAGCAACAAGGTAGTATCCGAACGGCAACAACAATGA
- the cls gene encoding cardiolipin synthase, with translation MLNDLPLLRPFRFFAIALLCLLAAACSTLPDVSQLSATLPPAATPTSGPANASSRLNALAAMEEAVTGSPLIKGNKVSLLFDGPQTMTAMIEAIGQARSTINFETYIFDQDQLGQRFADLLIEKQRAGVQVNIIYDSVGSIGTPTEFFERMRASGIRLVEFNPVNPLKRFGRWQLNHRDHRKILVVDGKVAFTGGVNISAAYANSSLFRSRRRSEAGPVGWRDTHVRIEGPAVASLQLLFLQTWSTQHAEDLPDLDYFPKLEAAGDKTVHVLSSQPDGDYSLYKAYILAIQQARKSIHITTPYFTPDRQLVEALIAAAKRGVDVSLILPSVIDSGLVFHAGQSFYTQLLSAGIRIYQLQISVLHAKTAVIDGSWSTVGSANMDIRSFLHNYEANVIVIDDQFGREMERAFREDVRGSLQITLEQWQQRPFSDRIKEWAARSLGYWL, from the coding sequence ATGTTGAATGATCTGCCCTTGCTGCGCCCTTTCCGTTTTTTTGCCATCGCGCTGCTGTGCCTCCTGGCCGCGGCTTGCTCGACCCTGCCCGATGTCAGCCAGCTCAGCGCCACGCTGCCGCCAGCCGCCACGCCAACCAGCGGGCCGGCGAATGCTTCGTCGCGCCTGAATGCGCTGGCGGCCATGGAAGAAGCCGTCACAGGCAGTCCCCTCATCAAGGGTAACAAGGTCAGTCTGCTGTTCGACGGCCCGCAGACCATGACGGCGATGATCGAGGCCATCGGCCAAGCCAGAAGCACGATCAATTTTGAAACCTATATTTTTGACCAAGACCAGCTCGGCCAGCGCTTTGCCGACCTGCTGATAGAGAAGCAACGCGCCGGCGTGCAGGTCAACATCATTTATGACAGTGTCGGCAGCATCGGCACCCCGACCGAATTCTTTGAGCGCATGCGCGCCTCCGGCATCCGTCTGGTCGAGTTCAATCCGGTCAATCCGCTGAAACGTTTCGGCCGCTGGCAGTTGAACCATCGCGACCATCGCAAGATCCTGGTGGTGGACGGCAAGGTCGCGTTCACCGGCGGTGTCAATATCAGCGCCGCCTACGCCAACAGTTCCTTGTTCCGCTCGCGACGCCGCAGCGAGGCCGGCCCGGTTGGCTGGCGCGACACCCATGTGCGGATAGAAGGCCCGGCAGTGGCCTCGCTGCAATTGCTGTTCCTGCAAACCTGGAGTACCCAACATGCCGAAGATTTACCGGACCTGGACTATTTCCCCAAACTGGAAGCGGCCGGCGACAAGACGGTGCATGTGCTGAGCAGCCAGCCGGACGGCGACTACAGCCTCTACAAAGCCTACATCCTGGCGATCCAGCAGGCGCGCAAGAGCATCCATATCACCACGCCCTACTTCACGCCCGACCGCCAGCTGGTGGAGGCGCTGATCGCCGCCGCCAAACGCGGCGTCGATGTCAGCCTGATCCTGCCCAGCGTGATCGACAGCGGCCTGGTGTTCCATGCCGGCCAGTCGTTCTATACCCAGCTGCTGAGCGCCGGCATCCGCATCTACCAGCTGCAGATCTCCGTATTGCACGCCAAGACCGCGGTGATCGACGGCAGTTGGTCCACGGTCGGCTCCGCCAACATGGACATCCGCAGCTTCCTGCACAACTATGAAGCCAATGTGATCGTCATCGACGACCAGTTCGGGCGCGAAATGGAAAGAGCTTTCCGCGAGGACGTGCGCGGTTCCCTGCAAATCACGCTGGAGCAATGGCAGCAACGGCCGTTTTCCGACCGCATCAAGGAATGGGCCGCGCGCTCGCTGGGCTACTGGCTGTAG
- the hutG gene encoding N-formylglutamate deformylase, with protein MEKFLFHRGSLPLLVSMPHAGEHIPDGIRAGMSAPALDIADTDWHMPQLYSFLQELGASVLVATHSRYVIDLNRPRDNVNLYPGQDTTGLCPVDTFHKEPLYQPGKEPDEAEIQHRITHYWQPYHQQLQQELQRLRAEHGVAMLWDAHSIASVVPRFFEGRLPDLNLGTASGTSCAPELEQQLLQVAAQADSYSHALNGRFKGGHITRHYGKPQDNIHAVQLEQAQITYMEEQLPFAFDPQKAAKVQPVLRRFMDVMLAWAEAHRA; from the coding sequence ATGGAAAAATTCCTGTTTCATCGCGGCAGCCTGCCGCTGCTGGTGTCGATGCCGCATGCGGGCGAGCATATTCCCGACGGCATCCGGGCCGGCATGAGCGCGCCGGCGCTGGACATCGCCGATACCGACTGGCATATGCCGCAGCTGTATAGCTTCTTGCAAGAACTGGGCGCCTCGGTGCTGGTCGCCACCCATTCGCGCTATGTGATCGATCTCAATCGCCCGCGCGACAACGTCAATCTCTATCCCGGCCAGGATACCACCGGGCTCTGTCCGGTGGATACCTTCCACAAGGAGCCCTTGTACCAGCCAGGCAAGGAGCCGGACGAGGCAGAAATACAGCACCGCATCACGCACTACTGGCAGCCTTACCACCAGCAGCTGCAGCAAGAGCTGCAACGCCTGCGCGCCGAGCACGGCGTCGCCATGCTGTGGGACGCGCATTCCATCGCTTCGGTGGTGCCGCGCTTCTTTGAAGGACGGCTGCCGGACCTCAACCTGGGCACCGCCTCGGGCACATCCTGCGCGCCGGAATTGGAACAGCAACTGCTGCAGGTGGCGGCCCAGGCCGATAGCTACAGCCATGCCTTGAATGGCCGTTTCAAAGGCGGCCACATTACACGTCATTACGGCAAACCGCAGGACAACATCCATGCAGTCCAGCTGGAGCAGGCGCAAATCACCTATATGGAAGAGCAGCTGCCGTTTGCCTTCGACCCGCAGAAAGCCGCCAAGGTGCAACCGGTATTGCGCCGTTTCATGGACGTCATGCTGGCGTGGGCCGAGGCGCACCGCGCCTGA
- a CDS encoding formimidoylglutamate deiminase, with protein sequence MKPVIRQLIADRALLADGWRNNVLLEWDEQGILTSVRPDAEVLALAPRAAATVLPGLANLHSHAFQRAMAGLTEYRSNPSDSFWSWRTLMYQFAGKLSPADLKAVATQLYIEMLQAGYTSVCEFHYLHHDRDGKPYANPTENMACLIAAAEEVGIGLTLLPVMYQYSGFGAQPPHPGQARFINSPQWMMAALQRLQADHPQHAGLRYGVAPHSLRAVSPQSLQELLTELKQWDAQAPVHIHIAEQRKEVEDGKAALGAPPVAWLLDNMAVDRHWCLVHATHMTPQETIGLARSGAVAGICPTTEANLGDGIFNGVEYAAAHGAWGVGSDSHISTSLSEELRLYEYSQRLQHRQRNMLVGEHAASVGAYLYRQALHGGAAASGRKVAGLQVGQSADLLVLDQQHADLEGKQGDQLLDSFVFSHHGQTPVRDVMVGGHWVINDRKHRLQETSLAAYARSMKSLLA encoded by the coding sequence ATGAAACCAGTCATCCGACAATTGATTGCTGACCGTGCCTTGCTGGCCGACGGCTGGCGCAACAACGTCCTGCTGGAATGGGACGAGCAGGGCATCCTGACTTCGGTGCGTCCCGATGCCGAAGTGCTGGCCCTGGCGCCGCGCGCCGCCGCCACGGTCCTGCCTGGCCTTGCCAACCTGCATTCGCATGCCTTCCAGCGCGCCATGGCGGGGCTGACCGAATACCGCTCCAATCCCAGCGACAGCTTCTGGAGCTGGCGTACGCTGATGTACCAGTTTGCCGGTAAATTGTCGCCGGCCGACCTGAAGGCGGTGGCGACGCAGCTGTATATCGAAATGCTGCAGGCCGGCTACACTTCGGTGTGCGAATTCCACTATCTGCACCATGACCGCGACGGCAAGCCTTACGCCAATCCGACAGAAAACATGGCCTGCCTGATCGCCGCGGCAGAAGAAGTTGGCATCGGCCTGACCTTGCTGCCGGTGATGTACCAGTACAGCGGCTTCGGCGCCCAGCCGCCGCATCCGGGGCAAGCGCGCTTCATCAACTCGCCGCAATGGATGATGGCAGCCCTGCAGCGGCTGCAGGCCGATCATCCGCAGCATGCCGGCTTGCGCTACGGCGTCGCGCCGCATTCGCTGCGCGCGGTGTCGCCGCAATCGCTGCAGGAGCTGCTGACTGAGCTCAAACAGTGGGATGCGCAGGCGCCGGTGCATATCCACATCGCCGAACAGCGCAAGGAAGTGGAAGACGGCAAGGCCGCACTGGGTGCGCCGCCGGTGGCGTGGCTGCTGGACAACATGGCGGTCGACCGTCATTGGTGCCTGGTGCACGCTACCCACATGACGCCGCAAGAAACCATCGGCCTGGCGCGCAGCGGCGCCGTTGCCGGGATATGTCCGACCACCGAAGCCAATCTGGGCGACGGTATCTTCAACGGTGTCGAGTACGCGGCAGCGCATGGCGCCTGGGGTGTCGGTTCGGACAGCCATATCAGCACCAGCCTGAGCGAAGAATTGCGTCTGTACGAATACAGTCAGCGCCTGCAGCATCGCCAGCGCAATATGCTGGTCGGCGAGCATGCGGCTTCGGTTGGCGCTTACCTGTATCGCCAGGCCCTGCACGGCGGCGCTGCAGCGAGCGGGCGCAAAGTGGCAGGGCTGCAGGTGGGGCAAAGTGCAGACCTGCTGGTGCTGGACCAGCAGCATGCTGATCTGGAAGGCAAGCAGGGCGACCAGTTGCTGGACAGTTTTGTGTTTTCCCACCATGGCCAGACGCCGGTGCGCGATGTGATGGTGGGTGGCCATTGGGTCATCAACGACCGCAAGCATCGCCTGCAAGAAACCAGCCTCGCCGCTTATGCGCGTAGCATGAAGAGCTTATTGGCTTAA
- the hutI gene encoding imidazolonepropionase gives MAHSLSKQADGIWLNARIAAAGDPGNVILGGAMVVRDGLIAWLGAAAALPAEYRNADLAQHDVGRRWITPGLIDCHTHLVYGGNRADEFALRLAGASYEEIARSGGGIVSTVRATRAADEESLFLQSGRRLQALLAEGVTTLEIKSGYGLDLASERKMLRVARRLGEHYPVTVYTTFLGAHALPPEYQGRADDYITLVCEEMLPALHAEGLVDAVDVFCENIGFSVAQSERVFAAAASLGLPVKMHADQLSNIGGTQLATRFKALSVDHLEHLNEADVLAMKDSGTVAVLLPGAYYFIRETKQPPLELLRRHGIPIAISTDSNPGTSPTTSLLLMLNMACTLFRMTTAEALLGVTSHAAQALGQDHRHGLLAAGRTADFVLWDVESLAELAYWSGRNPCHAIVRGGRFSPAAPQGMNQGAYP, from the coding sequence ATGGCGCACAGTTTATCCAAGCAAGCCGATGGCATCTGGTTGAATGCCAGGATCGCTGCCGCCGGCGATCCTGGCAACGTCATCCTGGGCGGCGCCATGGTAGTGCGCGACGGCTTGATCGCCTGGCTCGGCGCCGCGGCCGCGCTGCCTGCCGAATACCGCAATGCGGACCTGGCGCAGCACGATGTCGGCCGGCGCTGGATCACGCCCGGCCTGATCGATTGCCATACCCATCTGGTATACGGCGGCAACCGTGCCGACGAGTTCGCCTTGCGGCTGGCCGGCGCCAGCTACGAGGAAATCGCGCGCAGCGGCGGCGGCATCGTATCGACCGTGCGGGCGACCCGTGCGGCGGATGAAGAGAGCCTGTTCCTGCAATCCGGGAGACGGCTGCAAGCCCTGCTGGCGGAAGGCGTCACCACGCTGGAAATCAAGTCCGGCTACGGTCTCGACCTGGCCAGCGAACGCAAGATGCTGCGCGTGGCGCGCCGCCTCGGTGAGCACTACCCGGTCACGGTGTACACCACCTTTCTCGGCGCCCATGCCTTGCCGCCCGAGTACCAGGGCCGCGCCGACGATTACATCACGCTGGTGTGCGAGGAGATGCTGCCGGCGTTGCATGCGGAAGGCCTGGTCGATGCGGTCGATGTGTTTTGCGAAAACATCGGCTTTTCGGTGGCCCAAAGCGAACGCGTATTTGCGGCCGCCGCAAGCCTGGGATTGCCAGTAAAAATGCACGCCGACCAGCTCTCGAATATCGGCGGCACGCAGCTGGCGACGCGTTTCAAAGCTCTCTCGGTGGACCATCTTGAGCACCTGAACGAAGCCGATGTGCTGGCGATGAAGGACAGCGGCACCGTCGCCGTGCTGCTGCCCGGCGCCTATTACTTTATCCGCGAAACCAAACAGCCGCCGCTGGAATTGCTGCGCCGCCATGGCATACCGATTGCGATTTCCACCGACAGCAATCCCGGCACCTCGCCGACCACGTCCTTGCTGCTGATGCTGAACATGGCATGCACGCTGTTCCGCATGACGACGGCGGAAGCCTTGCTGGGCGTCACCAGCCATGCAGCACAAGCCTTGGGCCAGGACCACAGGCACGGCTTGCTGGCGGCAGGGCGCACCGCCGATTTCGTGTTGTGGGATGTGGAGTCGCTGGCGGAACTGGCCTACTGGTCGGGACGCAATCCTTGCCACGCGATAGTGCGCGGCGGCCGCTTCAGCCCTGCGGCGCCGCAAGGAATGAATCAAGGAGCCTATCCATGA
- a CDS encoding HutD family protein, whose translation MKLIEFEDLPATPWKNGGGVTRELHCQPAGASFDDFLWRVSIADVSQSGAFSSFAGVDRVITLLEGEGMDLVSDSGNHVLLSRLQPHRFRGEDQVTAELAGGACQDFNLMLRRGAVAGEVRVWSIDQDLEQGCNLLFCVQGRWDVLAQDGEHATLEPRQSLVWEQRPGQVSLRSLSAGSILIGVNINQQ comes from the coding sequence ATGAAACTGATCGAGTTTGAAGACTTGCCAGCCACGCCCTGGAAGAACGGCGGCGGCGTCACGCGCGAGTTGCATTGCCAGCCGGCGGGAGCCTCCTTTGACGATTTTTTATGGCGGGTCAGCATCGCCGATGTTAGCCAGTCCGGCGCCTTTTCCAGCTTTGCCGGGGTCGACCGGGTCATCACTTTGCTGGAAGGCGAGGGCATGGATCTGGTGTCCGACAGCGGCAATCACGTGTTGCTGTCGCGCCTGCAGCCACATCGCTTTCGTGGCGAAGATCAGGTCACGGCGGAACTGGCGGGCGGCGCCTGCCAGGATTTCAACCTGATGCTGAGGCGCGGCGCAGTCGCCGGCGAGGTCCGCGTGTGGTCGATTGATCAAGACCTGGAGCAGGGCTGCAATCTACTGTTTTGCGTGCAAGGGCGCTGGGACGTGCTGGCGCAGGACGGCGAACACGCCACCCTGGAGCCGCGCCAGAGCCTGGTCTGGGAGCAGCGGCCGGGCCAGGTGTCGCTGCGTTCCCTGAGCGCCGGCAGCATCCTGATCGGCGTCAACATCAATCAGCAATAA
- the hutH gene encoding histidine ammonia-lyase encodes MTMKTSLTLQPGKMTLAEIRSIWAEAVPLALPPSAYDAINASAATVARIVERGDAAYGINTGFGKLAKTRIPDEQLELLQRNLILSHSVGTGDLIDDGAVRLILAMKIASLARGFSGIRARVIDTLLAIYNAGIMPCIPVKGSVGASGDLAPLSHMTLAILGEGQVRVDGKLVDAREALAAAGITPIVLAAKEGLALINGTQVSTALTLNGLFLAERVLEAATVTGALAVDAARGSDAPFDPRVHEVRGQPGQIATAKIYRQLLSGSAIRQSHLVNDERVQDPYSLRCQPQVMGACVDIIGNAARTLLIEANAVTDNPLIYAEHDEVISGGNFHAEPVAFAADTLALAIAEIGALSERRIALLIDSSLSGLPPFLVQSSGLNSGFMIAHVTAAALASENKALAHPASVDSLPTSANQEDHVSMATFAGRRLHEMAHNTATIVAIELLAAAQGVDCHQPLTTSPMLDEVHQRLRAQVSFYDKDRFFAPDIEAAKQLVLQGAVSDSCKALFAELYSR; translated from the coding sequence ATGACCATGAAAACATCGTTGACTCTGCAACCTGGAAAAATGACCCTGGCAGAGATTCGCAGCATCTGGGCCGAAGCCGTTCCGCTGGCCTTGCCGCCATCCGCTTACGACGCCATCAATGCTTCTGCCGCCACGGTGGCGCGCATCGTCGAGCGCGGCGATGCCGCCTACGGCATCAATACCGGCTTTGGCAAGCTGGCCAAGACCCGTATCCCGGACGAGCAGCTGGAACTGCTGCAGCGTAACCTGATCCTCTCGCATTCAGTCGGCACCGGCGACCTTATCGACGACGGCGCCGTGCGCCTGATCCTGGCCATGAAAATCGCCAGCCTGGCGCGCGGCTTTTCCGGCATCCGTGCGCGGGTGATCGATACCCTGCTGGCGATCTACAACGCCGGCATCATGCCTTGCATCCCGGTCAAGGGTTCGGTCGGCGCTTCCGGCGACCTGGCGCCGCTGTCGCACATGACGCTGGCGATCCTGGGCGAAGGCCAGGTGCGGGTCGACGGCAAGCTGGTTGATGCCAGGGAAGCGCTGGCCGCAGCCGGCATCACGCCGATCGTGCTGGCGGCCAAGGAAGGCCTGGCGCTGATCAACGGCACCCAGGTCTCTACTGCGCTGACCTTGAACGGCCTGTTCCTGGCCGAGCGCGTGCTGGAAGCCGCAACCGTCACCGGCGCACTGGCAGTGGATGCGGCGCGCGGCAGCGATGCGCCGTTCGATCCGCGCGTGCATGAAGTGCGCGGCCAGCCGGGCCAGATCGCCACGGCCAAGATCTATCGTCAGCTGCTGAGCGGCAGCGCGATCCGGCAATCGCACTTGGTCAACGACGAGCGCGTGCAGGACCCGTACAGCTTGCGCTGCCAGCCGCAGGTGATGGGCGCTTGCGTCGACATCATCGGTAACGCCGCGCGCACCTTGCTGATCGAAGCCAATGCCGTGACCGACAATCCGCTGATCTACGCCGAGCATGATGAAGTCATTTCCGGCGGCAATTTCCACGCCGAGCCGGTGGCTTTCGCAGCGGATACGCTGGCGCTGGCGATTGCCGAGATCGGCGCCTTGTCGGAGCGCCGCATCGCACTGCTGATCGATTCCTCGCTGTCCGGCTTGCCGCCGTTCCTGGTGCAATCATCCGGCCTCAACTCCGGCTTCATGATCGCTCATGTCACGGCCGCCGCGCTGGCCTCCGAGAACAAGGCGCTGGCGCATCCGGCCAGCGTCGACAGCCTGCCGACTTCCGCCAACCAGGAAGACCACGTCAGCATGGCCACCTTCGCCGGCCGCCGCCTGCATGAAATGGCGCACAATACGGCGACCATTGTGGCGATTGAATTGCTGGCGGCGGCGCAAGGGGTCGACTGCCATCAGCCGCTGACCACCTCGCCGATGCTGGACGAGGTGCACCAGCGCTTGCGCGCACAGGTAAGCTTCTACGACAAGGACCGCTTCTTCGCACCGGATATCGAAGCCGCCAAGCAGCTGGTGCTGCAAGGCGCGGTCAGCGACAGCTGCAAAGCGCTGTTTGCCGAGCTGTACAGCCGTTAA